The following proteins are encoded in a genomic region of Sphingopyxis sp. YF1:
- a CDS encoding MarR family transcriptional regulator — protein sequence MSEHIGFLLNDTARMFRRAFNARTKDSGITALQWRVLTYLARYPGIRQGPLAELIEVEPITLSRMIDRLAEAGLVERRADPTDRRAWLLHLTGAAQPLLDDLRQTATAVVAEATEGLDAGEREQLAALVERVRANLSRRECQKEKETA from the coding sequence ATGAGCGAGCATATCGGATTCCTGCTGAACGATACCGCGCGGATGTTCCGCCGCGCGTTCAACGCGCGCACCAAGGACAGCGGGATCACCGCGCTGCAGTGGCGCGTGCTCACCTATCTCGCGCGCTATCCCGGCATAAGGCAAGGCCCGCTCGCCGAACTGATCGAGGTCGAACCGATCACCCTGTCGCGGATGATCGACCGGCTGGCCGAGGCCGGACTGGTCGAGCGCCGCGCCGACCCGACCGACCGCCGCGCGTGGCTGCTCCACCTGACCGGCGCCGCCCAGCCGCTGCTCGACGACCTGCGCCAGACCGCGACAGCCGTTGTCGCCGAAGCCACCGAGGGGCTCGACGCGGGCGAACGCGAACAGCTCGCCGCGCTGGTCGAGCGCGTCCGCGCCAATCTGTCCCGCCGCGAATGCCAAAAAGAAAAAGAGACCGCCTGA
- a CDS encoding alpha/beta fold hydrolase has protein sequence MTIEPQFFEARDGARLAWRELGEGRPVVLLHGLFSSAEVNWIKFGTAARIAEEGFRVIMPDLRIHGSSEAPHEAEYYPADVLVRDLEDLVAHLGLADFDLGGFSLGARTSVRAVVAGMAPRRLILGGMGLAGLAGWAKRGQFFKRVIADYESAKRGDDTWLSIQFMKTMKVDRIAAGHLLDSFTDTAPDMLAAITMPTLLVCGDQDQDNGSAEELAEALADARLATIPGTHMSSVTQPEMGAAMAAFLAA, from the coding sequence ATGACGATCGAACCGCAATTTTTCGAGGCGCGCGACGGGGCGCGTCTTGCGTGGCGCGAGCTGGGCGAAGGCCGGCCGGTCGTGCTGCTCCACGGCCTCTTCTCGAGCGCGGAGGTCAACTGGATCAAGTTCGGGACAGCGGCGCGCATCGCCGAAGAGGGGTTTCGCGTGATCATGCCCGACCTCCGGATCCACGGGTCGAGCGAGGCGCCGCACGAGGCGGAATATTATCCCGCCGATGTGCTTGTGCGCGATCTCGAAGATCTGGTCGCGCATCTCGGCCTTGCCGATTTCGACCTCGGAGGTTTCTCGCTCGGCGCGCGGACGAGCGTGCGCGCGGTGGTTGCGGGGATGGCGCCACGGCGGCTGATCCTCGGCGGCATGGGGCTCGCGGGGCTTGCCGGCTGGGCCAAGCGCGGGCAGTTCTTCAAGCGCGTGATCGCCGATTATGAAAGCGCGAAGCGCGGCGACGACACCTGGCTGTCGATCCAGTTCATGAAGACGATGAAGGTCGACCGCATCGCCGCGGGGCATCTGCTCGACAGTTTCACCGACACCGCGCCCGACATGCTTGCCGCGATCACCATGCCGACGCTGCTCGTCTGCGGCGATCAGGACCAGGACAACGGCTCTGCCGAAGAACTGGCGGAGGCGCTGGCCGACGCGCGGCTCGCGACGATCCCCGGCACGCACATGTCGAGCGTGACGCAGCCCGAAATGGGCGCGGCGATGGCGGCATTCCTCGCCGCTTGA
- a CDS encoding GFA family protein: MTELSALAGRCLCDSVRYTVRPGFRMRPYACHCHDCQRRSGSAFGIQLGVAEADLVVEGEVIEGRHVQPSGAVAGIFACPVCLTRLWTTNDQRPGFANLRAGTLDNSPEIEPAAHFWIRSKQPWIVLPEDVVALDTQPQSPDEWMRLLGPQGE, encoded by the coding sequence ATGACCGAGCTCTCGGCTCTCGCCGGGCGCTGCCTGTGCGACTCGGTCCGCTATACCGTGCGCCCCGGCTTCCGGATGCGACCCTATGCGTGCCATTGCCACGATTGTCAGCGCCGGTCGGGCAGCGCCTTCGGGATCCAGCTTGGTGTCGCCGAAGCCGATCTCGTCGTCGAAGGCGAGGTGATCGAGGGGCGCCATGTCCAGCCGAGCGGCGCGGTCGCCGGCATTTTTGCCTGCCCTGTCTGCCTTACCCGGTTGTGGACCACCAACGACCAGCGACCGGGCTTCGCCAACCTGCGCGCCGGGACGCTCGACAACAGTCCGGAAATCGAGCCCGCGGCGCATTTCTGGATCCGCTCGAAGCAGCCGTGGATCGTGCTTCCCGAAGATGTGGTCGCGCTCGACACGCAGCCACAGTCGCCGGACGAATGGATGCGGTTGCTGGGGCCGCAAGGAGAATGA
- a CDS encoding 2-hydroxychromene-2-carboxylate isomerase, with amino-acid sequence MTLTADLFWSFRSPYSYLAIGRYRALAASHRLEIDLRPVYPLAIRQPDFFERNHPNWLSYTMRDMIRVAQFHGIPFGPPRPDPIVQNVMTREIAAEQPYIYRLTRLGQAASRRGRSLAFAHEAAQLIWGGAQDWHLGDHLAGAARRAGLDLAELDAEAERDAEALDNEIAANQVALEIAGHWGVPTLVFDGEPFFGQDRIEMARWRMEQKGLEPR; translated from the coding sequence ATGACACTCACCGCCGACCTTTTCTGGTCGTTCCGCTCGCCCTATTCCTACCTCGCCATCGGCCGCTACCGCGCGCTCGCCGCCAGCCACCGGCTCGAGATCGACCTGCGTCCGGTCTATCCGCTCGCGATCCGCCAGCCCGACTTTTTCGAGCGCAACCACCCGAACTGGCTGAGCTACACGATGCGCGACATGATCCGCGTCGCGCAGTTCCACGGCATCCCCTTCGGCCCGCCGCGTCCCGACCCGATCGTCCAGAATGTGATGACGCGCGAGATTGCCGCCGAACAGCCGTACATCTATCGCCTGACGCGGCTCGGCCAGGCGGCGTCGCGCCGCGGTCGCAGCCTGGCCTTCGCGCACGAGGCGGCGCAGCTGATCTGGGGCGGGGCGCAGGACTGGCATCTGGGCGATCATCTCGCGGGCGCCGCGCGCCGCGCCGGGCTCGACCTCGCCGAACTCGATGCCGAGGCGGAGCGCGACGCCGAGGCGCTCGACAACGAGATCGCCGCGAACCAGGTCGCGCTCGAAATCGCGGGCCATTGGGGCGTGCCGACGCTGGTGTTCGACGGCGAACCCTTCTTCGGACAGGACCGCATCGAAATGGCGCGCTGGCGCATGGAACAGAAGGGGCTTGAGCCGCGATGA